TGCGCGTGGTGGGTGACTTTCAAAGGTTGGCTGCTTACTACTGGTAGCAAGGCAACGCAGGGTTTGTTGAGGGTGCAACAACACACGTGGGAAAGCTTGTGCTGGAAATTCTAGGCAGGGTTTGCGGCTGGCGTCAACTTTGGGCGCACCACTGTATCCCTATCCTTTGTACCGTGATGACCGGCAGGAAACAGGGCATCAAGCAGCAAGCGCCTGAATGACCGCAGCAGGGTTCTTGTCCATTACTTGCAGCAAGACCCGTGCCGGGCCGCGAGGGGTACGCAGCCCCTGCTCCCAGTGACGCAATGTCCCCAGTGAAATGCCGAAAGTGGTGCAAAACTTTTGCTGGCTCATCCCGGTTTTCTGACGGATATTTTTCACATCAAGTGCCAAGGGTTTGTGTCCGACGACCTTGGTTGGCTCGCCTTTGGCATGGGCAATGGCGTCATCCAGCCCTGCCATGATTTCAGTGAATGCGTTGCCCATTACGTTCCCCCTTGGCAGGATTTTTTCTGGAAAGGTTCGGTTTCAGCGATGGTTATCATGGGGCTAGCGTATACGCCAATGGCGTATTCCTCAGGTTTTTGTTGATCCAATCCGACCAGTGCGTGGGCAATATCCCACGCACTGGGGTGTTGTTCACACGGGTTGGGCAGATTTGCCCTGGGTCATGGTATAGGTCATTCCTCACCTTTCCTGTCGGTAAATTTCACATTGGCGATCCTGATCATGTCGAGGTCAACACTGCTGGCGTTTAGCATCAGGCGGCTGCGTTCTTCACCGCTGTCGCGGTCAGTCCATTCCTCGTTGACCAGCGTGCCAGTCACCAATACCCGGCAGCCTTTGGCGAGCAGTTTGCTGGCTGTTTCGGCACGTTTGCCCCAGTAGGCCACGTTCAGCCAAAAACCACCCTGTTCGCGGTAATCGTCGCCATCCTGCACCTGCCGGTCAAAGTAGATGCGCAGTTCACACACGGCACGCTTTTCGTTTGCCACGTCCACGTATTTCAGTACCGGGTCATTGCCCAGATTGCCACGGCCTTCAAATCGGTTTGCCATCGGGTATCCTCTTTATGTTGTTGTCAGTGAAAGGTTAGTTGTCATTGGTGTGGTCAGGCTGTTTCAGTGGAAGTTCGGGGCAGTTGCCGCATCATTCCCCGCCAGCTTACAAACTGCTGGAGCAGGCGTTCCAGCCGTAGGCATTCGTAGTTGCAGACTGCCCATGCCTGGTTCAGGTGGATGCGCTTGAATTCCAGTGCCAGCACCTGCCGCCGGGCATCGGCTGACAAGGCTGCAAGGTAGGCTTGCCCCACCGCATCATCCAGTTCAAACCGCCGCCGGGTTGTCCCCACCCGCCAACGCAGCGGGGTGTAGGACTTGTCTGCCAGCCGGATAGGGCGGAAGGGCAGGCTGTAACCGAAGCTGGCATGGAACTCCTGCTGCAATGCCAATAGTTGTTGGTTCAGTTCCGCCAACTGTGCCTGCCTGCGGATAAGGTATTCCCGCGCTTCCCGTGCACCGTCAAAAGGTAAACCGTATAAAGCTGTCATTGCTTATCCCCCTTACCCTTAAAGCCCTTTAGACGGGCTAAGCCGTACCGGGCAACGCTGTACCCGCTCATACCGTACCGCCTTCATGCTGCCACCCCGGCAGTTGCCACCGCATCCGGGGTGTCTGCCAGCAAGTCTTCACGGGTAGCGTCATGGTCATGATCGGTATCTGCATCGGTGGCTGCCTTGCTGCCCGTAGCGGCGCGGGTGATAGCAGGGGCAAACTTCGGGCGCTGGCGTTTTTCCAGTATCTCTACTGGCAGTTGCCCCATGAGTTCGGCGGCTTGGCGGGCAGGTTCGGTGGCTTGCTGCACCTCCGCGCGGGTAATGCCGGTGTAACGGTAGCGGGCAGTACTTTCAAACACTCGCCGCACCATACGGCTGGCCTCGTTCAACACCCCACGCTCGGCAGCGGCATCCATATAGGCGACATGGCGGGCAGTCAGCACCATGCGCACCAGTTCGTCGTAATCGGTAATGACCCGTGTCGTCCAGTAGGCATAGCTGGCGGCAAAGTTCAGGGTAATGCGTAGCGGTTTGGTGGATTGCGCCACTTCCACCTGCATCGCTGGCACAGAATCCAGCAGCTTGCCCAAGCGTTCGCGCAAGCTGGCGATCCCGCTGCTGGTAGTTTCCAGCGCCTCTTCGGCCTGTAGCAGGAACCAGTCGGCGTAAGGGTCATCGTTACGCGCTGCGTCAGCCATCTGGTTGAGGTACTTGCTGAACTGCATCAGCCCCAGGATACGGTGCTGGGTGTCGGTACGTTCGCGGCCTGTCACCAGCATTTGGGCTTGGCGGGTCTGGATGGTGACAACGGTGCCGCCGCGCAGGACGCCGATGGATTCCTGGCTGGCATGAGTGATGTTGGTTGTCGGGACAGTGCTGAAAAAAGCCGGTTTTGCGCCATCTGCCACCGCAGTAGTTCTTCCAGCCATCTCCTGGATCTTGCGTAGTGCTGTAGTACGTGGGCTATCAGGTGTGCTCATCATGTTTTATTGCTCCATGGGTTGTCGTTAAACATTGTTTGCCTACAGGTGTTTCCGCCGGAAACACCTCTTGCAGAGTCGTGCGCTGGTTTGGAAGTGTTTCCGGCGGAAACACCCCGCGTTGGGTTTGGTGCCATCCCGGAAGTGTTTCCGCCGGAAACACCCTCAGGGGATTCTTTTGTGCTTCCCGCCCGTAGTTCGTCAGCCCGTTTTTTCAGGGCGAAGTATTTCTGCTTGGTGCTGGCGAGGTGGGGATCTTCATAGCCGCTAGATCGCGCCATGGTGTCGGCATGGCGGATGTCACCTGCCAACACACTCATTTCACTCAATAACATTTTGAGTTCAGTGCCAGTGTCAACGGGGGCAGCGGTGTCCGCCACCGGCTGGTGGACAGGTATCAACCCACCCGTCCGAGCAAGTTCACATAATTTGCGGGTATAGGGGAAAACACCGTAGCTGAGTGGCTTGGAGATGCCTTGGGCTATTGCTTCCAGTTTTGCCTTGAGTACATCCAGCACATTCTGGCGTAGATTTTCAGGCAGCGCCTCGACTTGCAAACGCACCAGCACTTGGGTGCTTTTGTCGAGTTGGGGTGGAAATTGCAATGTTGGGCTGTTGTTGGCAGCATTTTCTGCTAACGGTGTGAAATCTGTACTGGTAGTGGTAGTAGTTGTTTCTTTATAACTACTATTACTACTACGTAGTACAGAAACTGTACTGTCCATTGGTACAGTTTCTGTACGGGGTATCTTCAACTCACTGGGTACGGATTCTGTACCCGGAGACACAACATGGTCTGGGTGTACTGGGTACAGATTCTGTACTGAGGCAGTTGCAACCGTGTTGTCCGCCTTGCCGACATAATGGCCTGCCTGCATTTCACGGACAGTTTGCAATGAAGTGCCATAAAAATTACCACCTTGCTGGGACAGGAACTGCAATACCCGGCTACGCCTTTCCAGTGGTGGCTCCACTTGGGAGACATCAACGCCAGCCTTGATCTCGTTTTGTAAGTCCCGCAACAATTTGGAGGCCAAACCCTTGACCCGTGGGTGGGGGTTGTTCTGGCCTAAACCCGTATTTTCCAGCCACTCCAGATAATCACTGTCCAGTGTCAGTGTTTCCGCCAGTTGCAGGGGTTCATCATGCAGGGCGTAAATATTGCCCCTGACCCGGCCTTTGCCATCCCGTAGCTTGCTCTTGCAGATGGTCAGCCAGCGGGTTGCCCGCAGGATAGCGAGTGCACGGGAAATGGTGGCTTTGGAACCGACTTGACAGCGCAACATGAGTTCTTCGTAAGTCGGGAAAGCGGTGACGGAATTGCCATCCATGGCGTGTAGCTTGATGATCGCCCAGACATTCCGTTCCAAGGGTTCGAGGATGGGGTCTTCGTACAGCATCCGGGGGAACACCAGTTGCGGATTGCCGAGGAACAATACCCCGTCAAGTGTACCAAGGCGTTGGTTGCCGGGTTTTTGCAGCAGTTCAGTGGCGCTACGTTCGATCATCTGTTGCAGATGGCTGGACATGGTTCACCAGCCTCCTGTCGTGGTATGGCGGTGGCGGGTCTTGACCTGTTGAGCCATCTGTTGCCAGTCCTGCACTAAATCCCAAATGATCCGCAGGGGGTGTCCGGTGATGTCATGCAATTCCAGCAAGGTTTCTGAGGACAGGCTTTTGTCTTGCCGTTCCCATAAGCGGTACAGGTCGTGTTCCTGTTGTTCCGTCAGTTGGCTGTAACGGTATTCCTGAATGCCGAGTTCCTTGCGCACGCGGGTGTAGTGTTTTTTGCTGATTCCCAGCAAGGCTTGCACCATGGCGAGGGAAGCACCTGCTTGCAACAGGCGATGCAGCAACGCGATACGTTGTTGTTCCATTTCCAGGTGCTGGCGTTCATTGGCAATCAGTTCTGCCAATGCTGCTGGATTGATATTCGTGTCGATGCAGAATTGGAGTTGCTGGCTGGTAGCCGTACACAAGGTATCCACCATCCGTTGTTTGACCCGTTGGCGTAACGGGGGAGCCAGGTTCACCAGCAAGGCGGGCAGTATTTGCTTCAACGCTTGGTCTGCCAGTTGGTTCAGGGAATCGGAACCCCTGATAAAGGGTTGGGTCTCTGACTGGTTCATGCGGTAGATACCTCCCACACGGTTGCCCCTTTGCCATGGGTCAGGATCAGGTCGTGGATTTGGCGGGTGTTACGGATGATTTCCACGGCCTTATCAAAATGGTTATCCGGCAGGTAATGCCAGAATAGCCAGTGCCCATTCATGGGATCCATCAGGGGATGTACCGAGAGGCGCATTTGTGGGTCGTCAATCACACTTTGTTCCGGCAGATAACGGATGCGGATAGTGTCAGGGCAACCTGTTGTACCAGTCGTGCTGCTGAAACTGGCACTTTGCTGGCAGAGGAACCACCACAGGGAATGCCCATGCCCCAGTACCAATGCGGCATCCATATCGCCGTGTTCTGTCTTGAGGAACAGGTCATACACCCAGTCAGTGTCGAACACGTCCACCATCAGAAACCCAAAGCCCACTTCCAGTTGGGTCAGGGATTTCTCGCCATTTCTGACATAACGTGCCAGCAAACGGGCATTTTCCCAGTTGCGTTCCCGTAGTGTCCGCAGTTTGGTTAACCAGTTGCCATCAGGGACGATAACCTCACGTTGCGGCTCTGGCAGTGTGGTGGGGTAGGGGAGGCTGTCATCGGATTCCATGAAATGGATGCTGATGTTATCTGTTGCCTGCTCACTATTCCCTTGACCCCAGCCTCCAGACCAGTTGTTGGCAGCCGATGTGTCAGGTTGGTTTGTCGCCGGAGGGGTAACAACAGGTGCAGAAACTGGCAGAGTAGGCGGTGGGCTATGTTTGAGTTCATGACCTTCCAGTGCCAGTTTAAGATTTGCCTGAATCTTGGCTGTTGGGGCTTCGTCTGCCAACGCATGACCTAATTGCTGGATAACCGCCGTTTCCACCGCTTCATAACGCCATTCTTCACCCAAGTTATCTGTTGCTGCCAGTGCATCGGCAAAAACAACATCGCGGAAGGTCTTGCCTTCATCATCGCTTAGGCTGCTATCAGGGAGGGCATGGAACTTCCAGACTTCAAACGCAGCTTTTTCCAGCTTACGCAGTTTTTCCATTTGGTCTTTGCCAGCCCCTGCCGCCAGTACCTGTGGAATTAGCCCGTGCAGACTGAGGGCATATTCCAGTTTCGACAGCATCCCAGCACTGACCGGGAAGCCCCGTGCTTTCAGGGCTTCAGCCAGTTTCCGCAGTGACAAGTCTCCACCAGTTTCTTGCTCCAACTGTGTTTTGGCTTCGCGGATAGCCAATGCCTTGTCAATGAATGTCATGTTCCCGCGCAGGTCGTTCTCACGCAAATGGGCAAGCAGCGCGTCTGTGTCGGATTCAAAGGGATGGAACTCGCAGCGTACCTTGTGGAAACGTTCATCTTTAGTTTCCGCCCACAGTTCTTTCAACACCTTCAAGCGGGTGTTGCCACCTTTATAAATGATGTAATGCGTTGCTCCCGGTCTGCGACTGATGGGGAGAGGGTTGTCCAGCCCTTGATGGCGGATGGACTCCTTGATTTCATCGTAACGTTCGTTGTGGGTGCGACGGGGATTCTTTTCATAAAATCCGATCCGCTCTATTTCCACCAACATGGTGGTGATGGTAATGGGGTCACTGGGTGGGGGGACATTCCCGGACTTGCCGAAATGCCCCTGAAAAATGCTGCTACGTACTGCATCGTTCATTACCCTACCTCCTGCATGACAGGCCGGAAATCGGGGAACAGTTCTGCCACCAACCCCATCAGGGTCAACTTGGGCATCGGGTACTTGCTGAGTTGGTGGACGGGGATACGCAGGGTGGCTGCTTCCCGCCATGCCACTGCGGAGGGTATGGCAGTTTCCAAAATGTTGATGCTCAGGTCATCCGGTTCGGAAGCGGTGGCAGCTTCACGCATTTCCCGTGCAACGTTCGTCGCATCGCGGGTACGGTCAACCCGGTACAGGACACCGTACAAGGGGGCAACTGTAATCCCAAGGTAAGACATGGGCTGGAGGCGTTCCAGCATTCCGAGCGTACCCCGCACGAATTCACGCGCTGACATGGTTTCAGTCGGGATGGGCGAAAGCAGCAGATCGGCAGCCAGCACCGCCGCATCCTGCAACGGGCCAACCGCACCTTGGGTATCTATGAGGATGTAGTCGTAGTTGGCTTTGAGCTTACCCAGTAGGTTTCTGAGCCGGAAACGCCCATCCGGGGTATGCAGTACCCAGTCCTGTAACTTGCCTTCAGGATCATCTGAATAGACCAAGTGACAGCCACACTCGGTGGTACTAATAGTGTTGACCAGATCATTTTGGGTCAGTAGTCTTACCAGACCTCCATCCGCTTGGTGGGTCAACGGAAAATAACTGGATAGTGCGGGTTGCACATCTGCATCGACCAGTAAGACTCGCTGCCCCAAACTGGCAAGCAACCCGCCAAGGTTGGCAGTAAGTGTGGTTTTTCCGACTCCGCCTTTGGTAGAGCAAATGGTCAGGATGGTAGGCTGTTTTGCCTGTTGCATCTCAATCTCCTTGTTTTTAGGAGATGTGAGGTACGATGTTGTAGCCCTTGGTATAGATGCACTGACTTGTAATCAGTAGGTCCCGCGTTCGATTCGTGGTGCCGGCACCAAACAAAACAAAGGGTTGCACTTTTTAAGATGCAACCCTTTTTTGTTTTACGACTCAGCTCCGTCTACCCCCTAATCTGCCAGTTGCTAATTAGCCCATATTGACGTATTTCAGTTCCATATACTCATTAATGCCGTACTTGGAGCCTTCACGTCCGAAGCCGGAACTTTTGACACCACCAAAGGGCGCGACCTCATTGGAAATAAGACCGGAATTGACGCCTACCATGCCGTATTCCAGCGCCTCTGCCACACGCCAAACGCGGCTAATGTCGCGTGTGTAAAAATACGCAGCCAAGCCGTATTCGGTGTCATTCGCCAGTGCGACCGCCTGATCTTCGGTTTCAAAACGGAACAGCGGTGCGACCGGGCCAAAGATTTCTTCACTCGCCAAGCGCATAGCCGCTGTGGTGTGGGTCAACACGGTTGGCGTGTAATAAGTGCCACCGAGTTCATGACGTTTGCCACCGCCGACGATACAAGCACCTTTGGCGAGCGCATCCGCCACCAGCTCCTCCACCTTGCAAATGGCGGCTTCATCAATCAGTGGCCCTTGCTGAGTGCCATCTGTCATACCATCGCCGACTTTCAGTGCAGCAACGGCATTCGCCAGTTTTTCCGCAAAGGCGTCGTATATGCCCGCTTGTACGAGGAAGCGATTACTGCATACACAGGTCTGACCGGCATTGCGATACTTGGAAATCACCGCACCCTGCACGGCTGCATCCAAGTCAGCATCGTCAAACACAATAAACGGCGCATTGCCACCGAGTTCCAGCGACAATTTTTTCAGGGTCGCCGCACTCTGTTGCATCAGCAATTTGCCAATCTCGGTACTGCCCGTAAACGACAGCTTGCGCACCTTGGGGCTGCTGGTTAACTCACCGCCAATCTGTGCCGCTTCGCCAGTCAACACGTTGAACACGCCTTTGGGGACGCCAGCACGTTCAGCCAACACCGCCAACGCAAAGGCTGATAGCGGTGTTTGCTCTGCTGGCTTGACCACAATGGTGCAACCAGCCGCCAATGCGGGGCCAACCTTGCGGGTAATCATGGCAGCAGGGAAATTCCAGGGGGTGATCGCCGCACAAACACCGACAGGTTCGCGCAGGACAATAATTTTGCGGTCGGCTACCGGCGAAGGAATGACATCGCCATAAGTACGCTTGGCTTCTTCGGCAAACCACTGCAAAAATGACGCGGCATAGGCAATCTCACCACGCGCTTCGGCTAGTGGCTTGCCTTGTTCGAGCGTCATAATGGTGGCTAGATCGTCTTGGTGTTCGAGCATCAACTCGTACCAGCGCATCAGCACCCGTGCGCGTTCGGCGGCGGTTTTTTTGCGCCATGCCGGAAAAGCCGCCTCGGCAGCGTCGATGGTGCGACGGGTTTCAGCCGCGCCGCAATTTGGTACAGCGGCAATGACTGCGCCATTAACCGGATTGGTCACGGCAAAGGTTGTGCCGTTGTCGGCATCGACCCATGTACCATCGCTGTAGCATTGGTTGCGTAACAGGCTTGCGTCTTTCAGAACCACTTAATCTCTCCTTGAAATGCTGCTATACCCGCAGCATAGCACTAAATTAAACGCTTAAGCCGCCAGCTTGTGTTGTACCCGGAGCCACTTTTCCAATTTCTGCTGCAACTCCTCTAGGCGCACCGGTTTGGAAAGGTAATCGTTCATCCCGGCTTCGTAGCATTTCTGATCGTCCCCATTCATGGTATGGGCGGTCAGAGCCACAATCGGCAATTCCTGATAGCAAGCATCGTCCAGTTGACGGATTTGGCGCGTGGCTTCGTAGCCATCCATCACTGGCATTTGGCAATCCATTAGTACCATCGAATAACGCTGCTGTTGCACCGCTTGCAAGGCTTCTTTACCGTTGACGGCGAAATCAATATGGGTGTAACCCAATTTTTTTAGCATCGCCAATGCCACTTTCTGATTCACCAAATGGTCTTCGGTCAACAAAATACGCACCGGAACAGCTTCTGGCGTATCCATCTCCGGCGTTGCCGCAAGGCTGAGTTCGGTGCTGCTGGTTTTATCCGTAATCGCGTAAAACCTCGTCCTTCAGGGCGGGGATATAAGCGTCTTCGGCTACCTCTGATGAAGAGTCATCCATTCAGTGGTTTTTTGTCGTAATGCCGCTACACTCTACCCCATGAAACCCATCACCACCACCTTGAAAACGCTCAAAGTTCGCATCCGCGACAAACACGCGCCGGTATTGCGCCAATGGGCGTTTGAGTGCAATCAAGTGTGGAATTCCGCCAATGCCTACAGCGCAGAATACAGCAATATCCCCATTCCCGGCGTGGGTTGGATACGCAGCAATATCACCGCTTTCGATTTAGCCAAACAACAGGCAGCATACAAAAAAGAACGCGGCTTCACGCTGCATTCGCAAACGGTACAAGAAGTCACCGAAGCCCACGCGAAAGCACGAAAACAATTCACAAAAGACAAATTACGCTGGCGGATTTCCGGTGGATCCAAACGTTCACTGGGTTGGATTCCCTTCAAATCCGGGGCAGCGGTGTGGAAAGATGGGCAAGTCCGCTACAACAAACACTTTTTCAAGGTGTGGGATAGCTACGGCTTGTCACAATACGCCTTCCGTTCTGGCTCGTTTTCCGAAGATGCACGGGGTCGGTGGTATTTCAATGTTGTGGTACAAGTTGAAGTTGCACCTCACGACAGCAGGAGTGCGATTGGCATTGATCTTGGGTTAAAAACCACTGCCACCTGTAGTGACGGCACCGTACTGGAACGCCAGCAGCGTTACCGCAACCTTGAAGTGAAACTCGGCAAAGCCCAACGCGCCAAGCAAAAACGGCGGGTGAAAGCGCTTCACGCCAAAATCAAACACCAACGCAAGGACGATACCCATAAATTCACTACCGCACTGGTGCAGCAGCACGGTGCAATATTCGTCGGCAACGTCAATAGTGCTGGCTTGGCAAAAACCACGATGGCGAAAAGCGTCCTGGATGCAGGCTGGTTCATATTGAAGACACAACTGAAATACAAAGCGATAGCGCGGTCAGTGGTGTTTGCAGAAGTCAACGAAGCGTACAGTACCCAGACGTGTTCGTGTTGTGGAAGCATTTCCGCCAACAGTCCGAAAGGTAGGGCGGGTCTTGGAATAAGGGAATGGCGTTGTGCCGACTGTGGCACGCTGCATGACAGAGATGTCAATGCAGCCCGTAACATTCTCGCGGCTGGGCATAGCCGTCTCGCAGGAGGAATCCCCTTCCTTTAGGGAGGGGAGGATGTCAACAGCGGCTTCTGGGTTTGTTGTCCCATTGTTGGCCTGCCATTGGGTTAAATAGCGCAACATGCCTGAATGCTTAATGGGTTTTGTGACCAGTTTCACGCGCTGCCCCAAGCGTGCTTTTTCCAGTGCGGCAACTTGCCGCCCTGTGCCGTAGATCATTACCACCGCTTGGGTATGCTCGCGCACGGCTTGCATGACAGCGATCATGCCAAACGGGTGCTCCGGTTTGTGATATGCTAGGTCAGCATCCAATACAATCAGGTCAAACTGGGGGTTACTTTCTAGCGTCAATAAGAGGCTGTTGAAACTGTCTACCCTGACGGGTTCTAAGCCCCACTGGTGTAACTGTTCGTCATAATAAGGGTTCAGTAAGGGTTTTGCCCCCCACACTAATACCGCAGGTACGCTTTGCAGCACGGGTATTTTGCTCAACTGGCTGATTTCGACACTAATGGATGCCCAGAAGGTGGAGCCAACCCCAACCTGACTTTCCAAACCAATGTCACCACCCATTAATTGAGCAAGTTGACGGCTGATTGCCAACCCCAAACCCGTGCCCCCATGCTGGCGTGTGACCGAGCCATCGACTTGTGAAAAAGCCGTGAACAGTTTGACTTGTGCCTCTGTGGGGATACCACAACCGGTATCCATGACATCAAACCGGAGCACTGCCAGTGTACCGCTTGCTAGTGCATCGCCTGACACGCTGATTTTTAGTATCACATGCCCACGTGCAGTAAATTTAATTGCATTGCTGAGCAAATTGAGCAAAATCTGGCGCAAGCGTAGCGGGTCACTCACGATAGCCGCAGGCACGTCACGCTCCATCAGCAATGCTAATTCAAGACCTTTGCCGTGCGCGTTTTCTGCCAGCAAGTCGATTACCCCTTCGATCACTGGCAATAGCTCAAAGGTAGTGGCGGTGACGGAGAGTTTGCCCGCTTCAATCTTGGAAAAATCGAGAATGTCATTGATGATGCGCAGCAAGGATTCCGCACTTTGCTGCACGGTATGCACCTGATCATGCTGTTCTTTGGTGAGTTTGCTATCGAGCAATAATTCCGTCATGCCAATCACGCCATTCATGGGCGTGCGGATTTCATGGCTCATATTGGCGAGGAATTCAGACTTTAACCGCGCCGACTCCAACGCGGCATCACGCGCCTGAGCCAGATCCTGCTGTTGCTGTAAACGCTGACTAATATCCCGAATAATGCCGGTAAATACCAAGCTATCCCCAAAACGCGCTTCATTCACCGAAAGGTCAATCGGTAAGAGGCTACCGTCTTTGCGTTTCGCCATAAGCTGACGCGGGTTGCCGATAATGTGCTGCTCCCCGGTTTGCAAATACCGCTGGATGTAATGATCATGCTGGATGTGGTGATCCCCTTCCATCAGGATCTTGATGTTTTGCCCCAGTAATTCTTCTGGGGTATACCCTAAAATCGGCAACACCGATTGATTGGTTTCGATGACTACACCTTTGGCATTGATTACCACAATCGCGTCTAGTACCGAATCCACAATGGTACGGGTTTTGATTTCGCTGGCTTTGAGGTTTTCCGCTAAGCGCTCGCGCTCTTCGATCCCTAACACCAGTTTATGATTGGCTAAACGCGCTGCTGTTTCCGACGATTGTGTGGCTTTTAATGAGCCGCGCAGCCCGCGCAATGCCAACATCAACACCAATAGCATCGCCATCCCCAAGCCTAACAGCATGAGAAACGATTCCATCATGGCTTGTTTGGTGGCATTTTCAAAACCACTCAAGGGGCGGTTGACTTCCAATACCCCGCGTACATCGCCCACTTTCCAATCGTTTTTGGGCGTATTCTGGTAAGTGTTATGGCAACCCACACAGCTTTCGGTCA
The window above is part of the Thiothrix winogradskyi genome. Proteins encoded here:
- a CDS encoding helix-turn-helix domain-containing protein, whose amino-acid sequence is MGNAFTEIMAGLDDAIAHAKGEPTKVVGHKPLALDVKNIRQKTGMSQQKFCTTFGISLGTLRHWEQGLRTPRGPARVLLQVMDKNPAAVIQALAA
- the ssb gene encoding single-stranded DNA-binding protein; the protein is MANRFEGRGNLGNDPVLKYVDVANEKRAVCELRIYFDRQVQDGDDYREQGGFWLNVAYWGKRAETASKLLAKGCRVLVTGTLVNEEWTDRDSGEERSRLMLNASSVDLDMIRIANVKFTDRKGEE
- a CDS encoding PFL_4669 family integrating conjugative element protein, with amino-acid sequence MMSTPDSPRTTALRKIQEMAGRTTAVADGAKPAFFSTVPTTNITHASQESIGVLRGGTVVTIQTRQAQMLVTGRERTDTQHRILGLMQFSKYLNQMADAARNDDPYADWFLLQAEEALETTSSGIASLRERLGKLLDSVPAMQVEVAQSTKPLRITLNFAASYAYWTTRVITDYDELVRMVLTARHVAYMDAAAERGVLNEASRMVRRVFESTARYRYTGITRAEVQQATEPARQAAELMGQLPVEILEKRQRPKFAPAITRAATGSKAATDADTDHDHDATREDLLADTPDAVATAGVAA
- a CDS encoding STY4528 family pathogenicity island replication protein, whose amino-acid sequence is MSSHLQQMIERSATELLQKPGNQRLGTLDGVLFLGNPQLVFPRMLYEDPILEPLERNVWAIIKLHAMDGNSVTAFPTYEELMLRCQVGSKATISRALAILRATRWLTICKSKLRDGKGRVRGNIYALHDEPLQLAETLTLDSDYLEWLENTGLGQNNPHPRVKGLASKLLRDLQNEIKAGVDVSQVEPPLERRSRVLQFLSQQGGNFYGTSLQTVREMQAGHYVGKADNTVATASVQNLYPVHPDHVVSPGTESVPSELKIPRTETVPMDSTVSVLRSSNSSYKETTTTTTSTDFTPLAENAANNSPTLQFPPQLDKSTQVLVRLQVEALPENLRQNVLDVLKAKLEAIAQGISKPLSYGVFPYTRKLCELARTGGLIPVHQPVADTAAPVDTGTELKMLLSEMSVLAGDIRHADTMARSSGYEDPHLASTKQKYFALKKRADELRAGSTKESPEGVSGGNTSGMAPNPTRGVSAGNTSKPAHDSARGVSGGNTCRQTMFNDNPWSNKT
- a CDS encoding STY4526/YPO1902 family pathogenicity island replication protein, which codes for MNQSETQPFIRGSDSLNQLADQALKQILPALLVNLAPPLRQRVKQRMVDTLCTATSQQLQFCIDTNINPAALAELIANERQHLEMEQQRIALLHRLLQAGASLAMVQALLGISKKHYTRVRKELGIQEYRYSQLTEQQEHDLYRLWERQDKSLSSETLLELHDITGHPLRIIWDLVQDWQQMAQQVKTRHRHTTTGGW
- a CDS encoding ParB family protein, which encodes MNDAVRSSIFQGHFGKSGNVPPPSDPITITTMLVEIERIGFYEKNPRRTHNERYDEIKESIRHQGLDNPLPISRRPGATHYIIYKGGNTRLKVLKELWAETKDERFHKVRCEFHPFESDTDALLAHLRENDLRGNMTFIDKALAIREAKTQLEQETGGDLSLRKLAEALKARGFPVSAGMLSKLEYALSLHGLIPQVLAAGAGKDQMEKLRKLEKAAFEVWKFHALPDSSLSDDEGKTFRDVVFADALAATDNLGEEWRYEAVETAVIQQLGHALADEAPTAKIQANLKLALEGHELKHSPPPTLPVSAPVVTPPATNQPDTSAANNWSGGWGQGNSEQATDNISIHFMESDDSLPYPTTLPEPQREVIVPDGNWLTKLRTLRERNWENARLLARYVRNGEKSLTQLEVGFGFLMVDVFDTDWVYDLFLKTEHGDMDAALVLGHGHSLWWFLCQQSASFSSTTGTTGCPDTIRIRYLPEQSVIDDPQMRLSVHPLMDPMNGHWLFWHYLPDNHFDKAVEIIRNTRQIHDLILTHGKGATVWEVSTA
- a CDS encoding ParA family protein, which encodes MQQAKQPTILTICSTKGGVGKTTLTANLGGLLASLGQRVLLVDADVQPALSSYFPLTHQADGGLVRLLTQNDLVNTISTTECGCHLVYSDDPEGKLQDWVLHTPDGRFRLRNLLGKLKANYDYILIDTQGAVGPLQDAAVLAADLLLSPIPTETMSAREFVRGTLGMLERLQPMSYLGITVAPLYGVLYRVDRTRDATNVAREMREAATASEPDDLSINILETAIPSAVAWREAATLRIPVHQLSKYPMPKLTLMGLVAELFPDFRPVMQEVG
- a CDS encoding NAD-dependent succinate-semialdehyde dehydrogenase — protein: MVLKDASLLRNQCYSDGTWVDADNGTTFAVTNPVNGAVIAAVPNCGAAETRRTIDAAEAAFPAWRKKTAAERARVLMRWYELMLEHQDDLATIMTLEQGKPLAEARGEIAYAASFLQWFAEEAKRTYGDVIPSPVADRKIIVLREPVGVCAAITPWNFPAAMITRKVGPALAAGCTIVVKPAEQTPLSAFALAVLAERAGVPKGVFNVLTGEAAQIGGELTSSPKVRKLSFTGSTEIGKLLMQQSAATLKKLSLELGGNAPFIVFDDADLDAAVQGAVISKYRNAGQTCVCSNRFLVQAGIYDAFAEKLANAVAALKVGDGMTDGTQQGPLIDEAAICKVEELVADALAKGACIVGGGKRHELGGTYYTPTVLTHTTAAMRLASEEIFGPVAPLFRFETEDQAVALANDTEYGLAAYFYTRDISRVWRVAEALEYGMVGVNSGLISNEVAPFGGVKSSGFGREGSKYGINEYMELKYVNMG
- a CDS encoding response regulator, with amino-acid sequence MDTPEAVPVRILLTEDHLVNQKVALAMLKKLGYTHIDFAVNGKEALQAVQQQRYSMVLMDCQMPVMDGYEATRQIRQLDDACYQELPIVALTAHTMNGDDQKCYEAGMNDYLSKPVRLEELQQKLEKWLRVQHKLAA